One Glycine max cultivar Williams 82 chromosome 4, Glycine_max_v4.0, whole genome shotgun sequence DNA segment encodes these proteins:
- the LOC100780988 gene encoding amino acid permease 8, which yields MDIEAGKDIPSRDPAELDDDGRVKRTGNVFIATTHIVTVVVGAGVLALAWAMAQLGWIAGIAVMVLFACISVYTYNLIADCYRYPDPVSGKRNYTYMQAVDAYLGGKMHVFCGSVLYGKLAGVTVGYTITSSISLVAIKKAICFHKKGHAAYCKFSNNPYMIGFGIFQILLSQIPNFHKLTWLSTIAAATSFGYAFIGSGLSLAVVVSGKGEATSIFGNKVGPDLSEADKVWKVFSALGNIALACSFATVIYDIMDTLKSYPPENKQMKKANVLGITAMTILFLLCGGLGYAAFGHDTPGNILTGFGFYEPFWLVALGNVFIVIHMVGAYQVMAQPLFRVIEMGANMAWPRSDFINKGYPIKMGSLTFNINLFRLIWRSMYVVVATVIAMAMPFFNEFLALLGAIGFWPLIVFFPVQMHIAQKQVKRLSLKWCCLQILSFSCFLVTVSAAVGSIRGISKNIKKYKLFMYKQ from the exons ATGGACATTGAAGCAGGTAAGGATATTCCTTCAAGAGACCCAGCGGAACTCGACGACGATGGTAGAGTCAAAAGAACCG GGAACGTGTTCATTGCTACCACGCACATAGTAACGGTGGTGGTGGGTGCAGGAGTGTTGGCTCTGGCATGGGCCATGGCTCAGCTTGGATGGATAGCTGGCATAGCCGTGATGGTCCTCTTTGCATGCATTTCCGTTTACACTTACAATCTTATAGCTGATTGCTATAGATATCCTGACCCAGTCAGTGGCAAGAGGAACTACACTTACATGCAGGCTGTTGATGCCTACCTTG GTGGAAAAATGCACGTGTTTTGCGGATCTGTCCTATATGGGAAGCTCGCTGGGGTTACAGTGGGCTACACTATAACTAGTTCTATAAGCTTGGT GGCTATAAAGAAAGCCATTTGCTTTCACAAAAAAGGCCATGCTGCTTATTGCAAGTTTTCAAATAATCCCTATATGATTGGTTTTGGGATTTTCCAAATTTTATTGTCTCAAATCCCAAATTTCCACAAGTTAACGTGGCTTTCAACCATTGCTGCTGCTACCTCTTTCGGTTATGCATTCATTGGAAGTGGGCTTTCTCTGGCAGTGGTGGTCTCAG GTAAAGGAGAAGCAACCAGTATATTTGGAAACAAAGTAGGACCTGATTTATCTGAAGCGGATAAAGTTTGGAAGGTTTTCAGTGCTTTGGGAAACATTGCACTTGCTTGCTCTTTTGCTACTGTTATTTATGACATAATG GACACATTGAAGTCATATCCACCAGAAAACAAACAGATGAAAAAGGCGAATGTGTTAGGAATCACAGCAATGACAATACTTTTCCTGCTATGCGGTGGCCTTGGCTATGCTGCTTTCGGACATGACACACCGGGGAACATCCTCACCGGCTTTGGATTTTACGAGCCATTCTGGTTGGTCGCCCTTGGCAATGTTTTCATCGTAatccacatggttggagcatatCAG GTGATGGCTCAACCATTGTTTCGTGTAATTGAGATGGGTGCTAACATGGCATGGCCGCGTTCAGATTTCATTAACAAGGGCTACCCCATCAAAATGGGCTCCTTAACATTTAACATCAACTTGTTTAGGCTAATTTGGAGGTCAATGTATGTGGTAGTGGCTACAGTTATTGCCATGGCCATGCCATTTTTCAATGAGTTTCTTGCCTTGCTTGGAGCAATTGGGTTTTGGCCTCTCATTGTCTTCTTCCCTGTACAAATGCACATTGCACAGAAACAGGTAAAAAGACTATCATTGAAGTGGTGTTGTCTTCAAATATTGAGCTTCTCATGCTTCCTAGTTACAGTTTCCGCGGCAGTTGGTTCCATTCGTGGAATTagcaagaatataaaaaaatacaaacttttcATGTATAAACAATAG